A window of Cryptomeria japonica chromosome 3, Sugi_1.0, whole genome shotgun sequence contains these coding sequences:
- the LOC131047936 gene encoding trans-Golgi network-localized SYP41-interacting protein 1 isoform X3 produces the protein MSSACDKKPPEVKLLHLSEGEKHKVLEYERAFDVSSPCHPSTGEEKNIKIESFGPEIKSGLPDNDGLLSEIAACKEALMQAREDTIQLTEKNRSSQLEKEQLMQDRLHLEEVLSGIRDENFTLKTSFEATTQILHAAQEQEYFLRSEQSANKGLAEENAKLITEMKQLKQALGDMEREKSEIASALGEFRTQFQSETEGKAFISNELEIAEQKLHEDRGEFHGHIEAADIEMENVIKERLLTLDELQASQSALTVSESQTELKLVTLQQKLQSLESEKFLALSQLRKVHQMVIQAESASFKETEQTEDTHYYELSLINEIEKFVEEAKVRKEEYLDELESLRYQLQLAGDEKDELLLKLNEQANVRMEFEINCQEVAQNIDEMRALIDMEHKGKKCLVNPEERYELHASNELLEKQILKDEVVFTREQTEQLRAQTCQLKNQLHQIIEDKFRLMAELDEFSGYVAKINNEKEELVRDLCLTKDELKQVSSKAGLQENLEDEKNHLGEENRKLLLELHACEKQVEELKQDKIRLTSNMKRKEKHLFIFYEELARAYKELVAIQKPKGETNLEEVGNDPVNILFTNVSQELTRDNEQLIDLDRIHEWEAQFESLLQMAKQLSQHTREVASEWEQMKNAYGSLEQQLQSLEGIRVQSAGEINRLQEQLQDERANLMQDLHNANNEMERMQQDNSVLQHQYELALQKVLDLETHREKSDAEIDILKSQLRASAEAKETLHYQLLEVEKEKEKLATDLDSCRIQLKELDVLNKVEKTTLDNKIGGLEQWVTKQNSEDDDKVLVLKACLFEAVSTSEKLQKLVQEMIHDQTNLNKGSRRAPAGISKLIRAFEAKSQYDDVILEAEPMTETDDTSQQSSEKADHVPKQDASFVIQHLREVEDNLVHLRTTLNQVDKDTDSIQQQIMEEQQHKGYLEACLRQLEVDVNVMKEKRLEQDEVLATLTEKNAQLMEHALLDASQIENLNIQLNDLQKHANEESVAFQNQLETMQKGFVEQTSLLEAERSSYVFAMLFAAQNLEQSIQVASMNSTCDESDPPSVDFRLTTIVNATIEKINELRNLEAELDSSRQESLQMQRSFENLTQKFETIQLERESLVRELLNIHKRLGKLIEPQEKLTMENKQMTGHLQQIDTIEAEEDAHSALAFDLMADKLDKLVGQLHEKLEERLQFERTASELESALSVKNQHIEELEARCLELSKKCIENENCVKCAAIEERCVHMVSQISHLSAEKDALSCELVAVKRALTEEEEALKTISEVHNQLNGHLNSISEKFISVVDELIQDEVIVTDPNMQQIYHLESHLFLLIEKYKTSVEQQNLFKRCLAELVPQSDSALRDIIKMPLDVAIKEAFSCKEMELTRLQERINEIESAKSQHEEEIKTLKELLHKTEEDLKSVSLDRNKRLLELEQTEQKLSSVREKLSMAVSKGKGLVQQRDALKQSLAGKSDELERCWQELQFKNAALQEAETKLKSYGEAGERVEALESELAYIRNSATALRESFLQKDSVLQKIEEILEELNLPEEFHYKEITEKIEWLVRSCSIESAPLLKNLDQEMSERDDRGDMSFQSPNSQLDTFNSSRNEVIEDLRRRHEELQHKYLNLAEQSDMLEQSLLERNQLIQRWEEVLDNAQMPLPVRSMEPEDRIEWLGRALNQVQQDVANAQLQIGNVQSAADSLSIELDESQRNAFNLETHLSTVKQEKELLLKTFEELTCKHECLMEQVAKDTSEKETLYNDLAELQAMVAEQESNLKAAKADTEAMLNRLIDMIEEALQHEDIINLPRSSSSGHLEGCLMNLIHKFKTFSELAETHKETNQEEPSHTDVLASNAAEVLSLQEALDEKEQEVLQMGRKLEEATSTVASYKSERDNLLEKCRVFSGETEALKNQRDALQIQLEQSEQKLTSTKDKLSIAVKKGKGVVQQRDSLKQTMDEKLAELEHLKSELQVREFQIRDLSSKLDNFKILESEAISLRNYSTELEESLHESKVMLQRIMTVLDASHETEFSDPVKEIESLIKKSQELELKTESSEQEVQRLRKAAELLAAELDEVNERMESLEDELTKAQSEVSMLKIEKNAAESAKNDAVLHLEHALAVHAEDMNEELGRANNQNSALLNLGTELEHLRKEHDYLLQLMANDFFKKLELLKNLEDTLQKILSQLASSKGSKMTSRLIKLHEEGKFLSSGSTLGLYPDEHARQVREHLGTSEKQTTNDQLSFLGHELEGCIDCVEIFKKRFEGQSATFNEKATGMLQMMQFAVQEVVTLAESVKTLNMNVNSLEDLTKEKDHEIVTLNKNIGILIDALNNVMAEFQNVIVEIKDVEDSTNSEGWSSAPFSNNRSESGFSKTTQAINQVGFTDTDSVEIAEKLMLAAKNCVNIQTEKFKCQLNELSAYIQQLQQEAEEREAEKSRACGELQIQLKNIESVANSLACERDMNKERIRQLEKNVETLQNNCHALELSVEEYRVQETCIEKMQEEIRSLHNDALTKSQEVEVLMQALDEADVQMESLSSKVKELENAIQKKQASLESLESSRGKAVAKLSATVNRLEDLRKISEGLLAEVESLQLQLESRDAEISRLRQEVTRCTDDVLSSQENMKRKEAKLQELEPWLERLGAKCRLYDGLIEERQASRTHALMVALENWIAAIMTDLDRLSRESKNKDALLQDAHNRMNELSSKVDLLETDIHNKQIEVERIERERNSGLGAIAGPEVSEIEEMAQISKRSIPLATIVPHVRNLRKSSNDQLALNIDVESGQSISEFEDDEKGHVFKSLVSSRLIPKVTRPIADRIDGIWVSGGRVLMRQPSARLGLIVYWIVLHLWMMAAVL, from the exons ATGTCATCAGCTTGTGATAAGAAACCACCTGAAGTGAAGCTTTTGCATCTGTCAGAAGGTGAGAAACACAAGGTTTTAGAATATGAAAGAGCATTTGATGTTTCTTCTCCATGTCATCCATCAACTGGTGAAGAAAAGAATATTAAAATAGAAAGTTTTGGGCCAGAAATCAAGTCAGGTCTTCCTGATAATGACGGCCTTTTGTCTGAAATTGCTGCTTGTAAGGAGGCTCTTATGCAAGCACGTGAAGACACTATTCAGCTTACAGAGAAAAATAGATCCAGCCAGCTTGAAAAGGAGCAACTTATGCAAGATAGATTGCATTTGGAGGAGGTACTTTCAGGCATAAGGGATGAGAACTTCACtcttaaaacaagttttgaagccACTACACAAATATTGCATGCGGCCCAGGAGCAAGAATATTTTCTGAGATCAGAGCAAAGTGCCAATAAAGGATTGGCTGAGGAAAATGCAAAACTGATTACAGAAATGAAGCAATTAAAGCAGGCACTTGGTGACATGGAGAGGGAGAAGTCAGAAATTGCTTCTGCCTTGGGAGAATTCAGGACTCAATTTCAATCCGAAACTGAAGGAAAGGCATTTATTTCAAATGAGCTGGAAATTGCCGAGCAGAAGCTTCACGAAGATAGAGGAGAATTTCATGGTCATATAGAGGCAGCAGATATTGAGATGGAAAATGTTATAAAGGAAAGATTACTAACACTGGATGAACTTCAGGCTTCCCAGAGTGCTTTGACGGTGTCAGAGAGTCAAACTGAACTTAAATTAGTGACTTTGCAGCAAAAGTTACAGTCACTGGAATCAGAAAAATTTCTTGCTTTGTCTCAATTAAGAAAAGTACACCAAATGGTAATTCAGGCAGAATCAGCAAGTTTTAAAGAGACAGAACAGACTGAAGATACTCATTATTATGAACTGTCCCTTATTAATGAGATAGAGAAATTTGTAGAGGAGGCCAAGGTGAGAAAAGAAGAATATCTTGATGAATTGGAAAGTCTGAGATACCAGTTGCAGTTGGCTGGTGATGAAAAAGATGAGCTTTTGCTGAAACTAAATGAACAGGCCAATGTTCGGATGGAGTTTGAAATTAATTGCCAGGAAGTGGCTCAGAACATAGATGAGATGAGAGCACTGATTGATATGGAGCATAAAGGGAAAAAATGTCTGGTAAACCCTGAAGAACGGTATGAGTTGCATGCAAGCAATGAGCTACTGGAAAAACAAATATTAAAAGATGAGGTTGTTTTCACTAGAGAGCAGACAGAGCAACTTAGGGCACAGACATGTCAGCTTAAAAATCAGTTGCATCAAATAATTGAAGATAAATTTAGACTGATGGCTGAACTGGATGAGTTCAGTGGATATGTGGCAAAAATAAATAATGAGAAAGAAGAATTAGTTCGGGATCTTTGTTTGACAAAAGATGAACTCAAGCAAGTCAGCTCTAAAGCTGGTCTGCAAGAAAATCTTGAAGATGAAAAAAATCATCTTGGTGAAGAAAATAGAAAACTGCTACTTGAATTGCATGCATGTGAGAAACAAGTAGAGGAGTTGAAGCAAGATAAAATCCGACTCACATCCAACATGAAACGAAAAGAGAAGCACTTATTCATTTTCTATGAAGAATTGGCTCGGGCTTACAAAGAGCTTGTAGCTATACAAAAACCTAAAGGAGAGACAAATTTGGAAGAGGTAGGTAATGATCCTGTTAATATTCTATTCACTAATGTTTCTCAGGAGTTGACAAGGGACAATGAGCAGCTAATTGATCTGGATAGAATTCATGAATGGGAAGCACAATTTGAAAGTTTGCTGCAAATGGCAAAACAATTAAGTCAACATACTAGAGAAGTGGCAAGTGAATGGGAACAAATGAAGAATGCTTATGGATCATTAGAGCAGCAACTGCAGTCGCTGGAAGGTATCAGAGTGCAATCTGCAGGTGAGATAAACAGGCTACAAGAACAATTGCAAGATGAACGTGCTAATTTGATGCAAGATTTACATAATGCAAATAATGAGATGGAGCGAATGCAACAGGATAATTCAGTTTTACAACATCAATATGAATTGGCTTTACAAAAGGTTTTGGATTTGGAAACACACAGGGAAAAGTCAGATGCTGAGATTGACATACTGAAAAGTCAGCTCCGTGCTTCTGCAGAAGCTAAGGAAACTCTACATTATCAATTActggaagtagagaaagagaaggaaaagcTTGCAACAGATCTTGACTCATGCAGGATTCAGTTAAAAGAATTAGATGTATTAAATAAAGTGGAGAAAACTACACTGGACAATAAAATTGGGGGCTTGGAGCAATGGGTCACGAAGCAAAATTCAGAGGATGATGATAAGGTATTAGTTCTGAAGGCATGCCTGTTTGAGGCTGTATCGACTTCAGAAAAGCTTCAGAAATTAGTCCAGGAAATGATTCATGATCAAACTAACTTAAACAAGGGGAGCCGCAGGGCTCCTGCTGGTATTTCAAAACTGATTCGTGCTTTCGAGGCCAAGTCACAATATGATGATGTGATACTGGAAGCAGAGCCTATGACGGAAACTGATGATACTTCTCAGCAATCCTCTGAAAAGGCAGATCATGTGCCTAAGCAGGATGCAAGTTTTGTAATACAACACCTTAGGGAAGTAGAGGATAATTTAGTACATTTAAGAACCACTCTGAATCAGGTTGACAAGGACACAGATAGCATTCAGCAACAGATCATGGAAGAACAGCAACATAAAGGATATTTGGAAGCTTGTTTGCGGCAGCTAGAGGTTGATGTCAATGTGATGAAGGAAAAAAGGCTTGAGCAGGATGAGGTTCTGGCAACTTTGACAGAGAAGAATGCACAGCTCATGGAACACGCATTGTTAGATGCTTCTCAAATTGAGAATTTGAATATTCAACTAAATGATCTGCAAAAACATGCCAATGAGGAGTCAGTGGCATTCCAGAACCAGTTGGAAACTATGCAAAAAGGTTTTGTTGAGCAGACTTCTCTGTTAGAGGCAGAAAGAAGTTCCTATGTGTTTGCAATGCTTTTTGCTGCACAAAATCTAGAACAATCCATCCAAGTTGCCTCAATGAACTCCACTTGTGATGAATCAGATCCCCCAAGTGTTGATTTCCGCCTTACTACCATTGTAAATGCCACCATAGAAAAAATCAACGAATTGAGAAATCTGGAGGCAGAACTTGATTCCAGTCGTCAGGAGAGTTTGCAGatgcaaagatcatttgaaaaCCTCACCCAGAAATTTGAAACTATTCAACTAGAAAGAGAGTCACTTGTTAGAGAACTCCTTAATATTCACAAGAGACTTGGGAAGCTGATTGAACCACAAGAAAAGTTGACTATGGAAAATAAACAGATGACTGGTCATCTGCAACAAATCGATACCATAGAAGCTGAAGAGGATGCACATTCTGCCCTCGCATTTGATCTCATGGCCGATAAGTTGGATAAATTAGTTGGACAGTTGCATGAAAAGCTGGAAGAAAGATTACAGTTTGAAAGAACAGCTAGTGAGCTTGAGTCTGCTTTATCAGTTAAGAACCAACATATTGAAGAACTCGAGGCCAGGTGTTTAGAGTTGTCTAAAAAGTGTATTGAAAATGAGAACTGTGTTAAGTGTGCAGCAATTGAAGAGAGATGTGTGCATATGGTCTCTCAGATATCTCACCTCTCTGCAGAAAAAGATGCATTATCTTGTGAGTTGGTTGCTGTTAAAAGAGCATTGACAGAAGAGGAAGAAGCATTGAAAACTATTTCAGAGGTGCACAACCAATTGAATGGGCATTTGAATTCAATATCAGAAAAGTTTATTTCTGTTGTTGATGAGCTCATTCAAGATGAAGTCATAGTAACTGATCCAAACATGCAACAAATTTATCATCTGGAATCTCATCTGTTTTTGCTTATTGAAAAGTATAAGACTTCTGTTGAACAACAAAATCTATTCAAGAGATGCCTAGCAGAGTTGGTCCCACAATCTGATAGTGCTTTGAGGGATATAATAAAAATGCCTTTGGATGTTGCAATTAAAGAAGCTTTCAGTTGCAAGGAGATGGAACTGACTCGGCTACAGGAGAGAATTAATGAAATTGAGTCAGCAAAATCTCAACATGAAGAAGAGATAAAAACTCTGAAAGAGTTACTCCATAAAACAGAAGAGGATCTTAAGTCAGTGAGCTTGGATAGGAATAAGCGACTACTGGAGCTTGAGCAGACAGAGCAAAAATTATCATCTGTGAGAGAGAAGCTTAGCATGGCTGTATCTAAAGGTAAGGGCTTGGTTCAGCAACGTGATGCACTTAAACAATCTTTGGCTGGGAAGTCAGATGAATTGGAAAGGTGTTGGCAAGAATTGCAGTTTAAAAATGCTGCATTGCAGGAGGCTGAGACAAAGCTTAAATCATATGGAGAGGCCGGTGAACGTGTTGAGGCGTTAGAATCAGAATTAGCATATATCCGAAATTCAGCAACTGCTCTTCGGGAATCATTTTTACAGAAGGATTCTGTTCttcaaaaaatagaagaaattctGGAGGAACTGAATTTGCCAGAGGAATTTCACTACAAGGAAATCACCGAAAAAATAGAGTGGCTGGTAAGATCATGTTCTATTGAAAGTGCTCCTCTACTTAAAAATTTGGATCAGGAAATGTCTGAAAGGGATGATAGAGGTGACATGAGTTTTCAGTCACCAAATTCACAATTAGACACTTTCAACTCAAGTCGAAATGAAGTGATTGAAGACTTGAGGAGGAGACATGAAGAACTCCAGCACAAGTACTTAAATCTGGCTGAGCAGTCTGATATGTTGGAGCAATCTCTATTGGAAAGGAATCAACTTATTCAGAGGTGGGAGGAGGTGTTGGACAATGCCCAGATGCCCCTTCCAGTAAGATCAATGGAACCAGAGGATCGAATTGAGTGGCTTGGCAGAGCTTTGAATCAGGTTCAACAGGATGTAGCTAATGCCCAACTTCAGATTGGAAATGTTCAAAGTGCTGCTGATTCGCTTTCCATTGAGCTTGATGAATCACAGAGGAATGCATTTAATCTTGAGACGCACCTTTCAACAGTAAAACAGGAGAAAGAACTTCTTTTGAAAACCTTTGAGGAGCTTACATGCAAACATGAATGTCTGATGGAGCAAGTGGCTAAGGATACATCTGAAAAAGAAACGTTATACAATGATCTTGCTGAGTTACAGGCTATGGTTGCTGAGCAAGAATCTAATTTGAAAGCTGCCAAAGCTGACACAGAAGCTATGCTGAACAGATTAATAGATATGATTGAAGAAGCATTGCAGCATGAAGATATTATTAATCTTCCTCGCAGTTCCAGCAGTGGACACTTGGAAGGATGTCTGATGAATCTCATACACAAGTTCAAGACTTTCTCTGAATTAGCAGAGACGCATAAGGAAACTAATCAGGAGGAGCCTTCACACACAGATGTTCTGGCATCCAATGCAGCAGAGGTCTTGAGTCTTCAGGAGGCattagatgaaaaagaacaagaagtattGCAAATGGGTAGGAAGCTAGAAGAAGCTACATCAACAGTGGCATCATATAAGAGCGAGCGAGATAATCTCCTAGAAAAATGCAGAGTATTTTCAGGAGAAACAGAGGCTTTGAAGAACCAAAGAGATGCACTGCAAATACAGCTTGAGCAGTCAGAACAGAAACTGACATCTACCAAGGATAAACTGAGTATTGCAGTGAAAAAGGGCAAGGGTGTAGTTCAACAACGTGACAGCTTGAAGCAGACCATGGATGAAAAATTAGCAGAACTTGAACACTTAAAAAGCGAGCTTCAGGTGCGTGAATTCCAAATTAGAGATCTCTCAAGTAAACTTGACAATTTCAAGATACTGGAATCCGAAGCAATTTCTTTGAGGAACTATAGCACGGAATTAGAAGAATCTTTGCATGAAAGCAAAGTAATGCTGCAAAGAATAATGACTGTGTTAGATGCCAGTCATGAAACTGAATTTAGTGACCCAGTGAAGGAGATCGAATCGCTCATTAAGAAATCTCAAGAATTAGAACTTAAGACAGAGTCTTCTGAACAAGAAGTTCAGAGGTTGAGAAAAGCAGCAGAATTACTGGCTGCAGAGTTGGATGAAGTCAACGAAAGAATGGAGAGTCTAGAGGATGAATTAACAAAAGCACAAAGTGAAGTCTCCATGttgaagatagaaaagaatgctGCTGAATCTGCAAAGAATGATGCCGTACTCCATCTTGAGCATGCTCTAGCTGTTCATGCAGAAGACATGAATGAGGAATTAGGCAGAGCTAATAATCAGAATTCGGCCCTATTAAATTTAGGTACCGAACTTGAACATTTGAGGAAAGAACATGATTATTTACTGCAGCTTATGGCTAATGATTTTTTCAAGAAGCTGGAACTTTTGAAAAATTTGGAGGATACCTTGCAAAAGATCTTGAGTCAGCTtgcaagttcaaaaggttcaaagatGACTAGCCGGTTAATAAAACTGCATGAGGAG GGGAAGTTTTTGTCAAGTGGGTCTACTTTAGGTTTGTATCCTGATGAGCATGCACGCCAGGTGAGAGAACATCTTGGCACAAGTGAGAAACAGACGACTAATGATCAGTTAAGTTTTCTGGGGCATGAACTGGAAGGGTGTATTgattgtgttgagattttcaaaaagagaTTTGAAGGGCAGTCAGCCACTTTTAATGAGAAAGCTACAGGCATGTTACAAATGATGCAGTTTGCAGTGCAGGAAGTTGTAACTCTTGCAGAATCAGTTAAAACCTTGAATATGAATGTTAACAGTCTTGAGGATCTTActaaagaaaaggatcatgagatCGTTACATTGAACAAGAATATTGGCATCCTTATTGATGCTTTGAATAATGTGATGGCAGAATTCCAAAATGTGatagttgagatcaaggatgtaGAAGATAGTACAAATTCTGAAGGGTGGTCAAGTGCACCCTTTAGCAACAACAGATCGGAATCGGGATTTTCTAAGACTACACAAGCCATAAATCAAGTTGGTTTTACAGATACAGATAGTGTGGAGATAGCTGAAAAATTGATGTTGGCTGCCAAGAACTGTGTGAATATTCAAACTGAGAAATTCAAATGCCAGTTGAATGAATTAAGCGCTTATATACAGCAGTTGCAGCAAGAAGCAGAAGAAAGGGAAGCTGAGAAGTCAAGGGCTTGTGGGGAGCTACAAATTCAATTAAAGAATATAGAATCTGTTGCAAATAGTCTTGCATGTGAAAGGGATATGAACAAAGAAAGAATTCGTCAGTTGGAGAAAAATGTTGAAACTTTACAGAATAATTGCCATGCTTTGGAGCTTAGTGTAGAGGAATATAGGGTACAGGAGACTTGTATTGAGAAAATGCAAGAGGAAATTAGATCCCTGCATAATGATGCACTGACAAAGAGCCAAG AAGTAGAAGTCCTTATGCAAGCACTTGATGAAGCAGATGTGCAAATGGAGAGTTTATCAAGTAAAGTAAAGGAACTGGAGAACGCCATCCAGAAAAAACAAGCTTCGTTGGAGAGTCTGGAGTCTTCCCGTGGCAAGGCTGTTGCCAAGCTTTCTGCTACAGTCAACAGACTAGAAGACTTGCGTAAGATTTCAGAAGGGCTGCTTGCAGAGGTTGAAAGTTTGCAGTTACAGTTAGAAAGCCGCGATGCTGAGATTTCACGATTAAGGCAAGAAGTTACAAGATGCACAGATGATGTATTATCTTCACAGgaaaatatgaaaagaaaagagGCCAAGTTACAAGAGCTTGAACCATGGTTGGAAAGgttgggggcaaaatgtagattgTATGATGGGCTCATTGAAGAGAGACAAGCAAGCAGAACACATGCACTAATGGTTGCATTAGAAAATTGGATTGCTGCTATTATGACTGACTTAGATCGTTTGTCCAGAGAGTCAAAAAACAAAGATGCTTTGCTACAGGATGCACACAATAGAATGAATGAGTTATCAAGTAAAGTAGATCTACTTGAGACTGACATTCATAATAAGcaaattgaagttgaaaggatagAAAGAGAAAGAAATTCTGGGTTGGGAGCTATTGCTGGTCCAGAAGTGTCAGAAATCGAAGAAATG